In one Niallia taxi genomic region, the following are encoded:
- the argB gene encoding acetylglutamate kinase: MKTILIKCGGSVIDQLSEGFFSSIKKLQHDGFHIIFVHGGGPDINEMLDLLSVKAEFHNGLRKTTEEALAVVEMVLSGKTNRKLVDLLRKNDLYAVGINGTDDNCLQASMIDEENLGYVGNVEEVNNKLILRLLEEGYIPVLTPLGITEDGIKLNINADYAASAVAKSLKVEQCLFVTDVEGIMIDGEVASLIGKEEVLQYIEEGQITGGMVPKVTSALAAIDSGLNSAMIVSGKKEFYSAEIWNGTKIVANERLCK, translated from the coding sequence ATGAAGACAATACTTATTAAATGCGGGGGAAGTGTGATTGATCAGCTTTCCGAAGGGTTCTTTTCCAGTATAAAAAAACTGCAGCACGACGGCTTCCATATAATTTTTGTTCACGGTGGCGGACCTGATATAAATGAAATGCTTGATTTATTATCCGTAAAGGCAGAGTTTCACAATGGTTTACGAAAAACGACGGAAGAAGCACTTGCCGTTGTCGAGATGGTTTTGTCAGGCAAAACGAACAGGAAGCTAGTTGATTTATTAAGGAAAAATGATCTTTATGCAGTTGGAATTAACGGGACGGATGATAACTGCTTGCAGGCAAGTATGATTGATGAAGAAAATCTTGGATATGTCGGCAATGTAGAGGAAGTTAATAATAAACTTATCTTACGCTTATTAGAAGAAGGCTATATCCCTGTTTTAACTCCACTCGGAATAACAGAAGATGGGATTAAGCTAAATATAAATGCAGATTATGCAGCATCAGCCGTTGCAAAGAGCTTAAAGGTAGAACAATGCTTATTTGTAACAGATGTTGAGGGCATTATGATAGACGGTGAGGTTGCCAGTCTAATAGGGAAAGAGGAAGTGCTGCAGTATATAGAGGAAGGGCAAATTACTGGTGGTATGGTACCTAAAGTAACTTCAGCACTTGCAGCCATTGATAGTGGATTAAACAGTGCCATGATTGTATCAGGCAAAAAGGAATTTTATTCAGCTGAAATTTGGAACGGAACAAAAATTGTAGCGAATGAGAGGTTATGTAAATGA
- the argJ gene encoding bifunctional ornithine acetyltransferase/N-acetylglutamate synthase, with the protein MQVVSKGEQTFEIKEVPDGSIVSPSGFKSAGLHAGLRYNKKDLGAIVSEVPASCAAVYTMSHFQAAPLKVTQASIKAENLIQAVVVNSACANACTGEKGLQDAYQMRKLLAEHLETKQEYVAVSSTGVIGEFLKMDKIAAGINQLVFGNEKADADSFQEAILTTDLVMKKCCFTAEIGGKTVTIGGAAKGSGMIHPNMATMLGFLTTDANISSDVLQKALSTVIPTSFNQITVDGDTSTNDTVLVLANGYAENEELTLGHPDYPVFVELLSVACESLAKQIAKDGEGATKLIEVNVKGCKTEEEAKIISKQIVGSNLVKTAMYGSDANWGRIITAIGQTNTNVNPGSVDIAIGPITMLKNSEPQMFSEDDAIAYLNKDYIQVHVDLHNGNESGTAWGCDLSYDYVKINASYRT; encoded by the coding sequence ATGCAGGTTGTATCAAAAGGGGAGCAAACCTTTGAAATAAAAGAAGTTCCAGATGGCAGCATTGTTTCACCATCAGGTTTTAAGTCAGCAGGTTTACATGCAGGGCTGCGTTACAATAAAAAGGATTTGGGTGCGATTGTTAGTGAGGTGCCTGCAAGCTGTGCAGCAGTTTACACGATGAGCCATTTCCAAGCAGCACCGCTAAAGGTAACACAGGCTTCCATTAAGGCAGAAAATCTCATCCAAGCAGTCGTTGTAAACAGTGCTTGTGCAAATGCCTGCACGGGAGAAAAAGGCTTACAGGACGCTTATCAAATGAGGAAATTACTGGCTGAACATCTCGAAACAAAACAAGAGTATGTAGCTGTTTCCTCAACAGGAGTTATTGGAGAATTCCTGAAAATGGATAAGATTGCAGCAGGAATTAATCAGCTTGTGTTTGGTAATGAAAAGGCAGATGCAGACAGTTTTCAAGAGGCTATCTTAACGACAGATTTAGTGATGAAAAAATGCTGTTTCACTGCTGAAATCGGCGGAAAGACAGTTACCATTGGCGGTGCTGCAAAGGGATCAGGCATGATCCATCCGAATATGGCAACAATGCTCGGCTTTCTGACAACAGATGCGAATATTTCTTCAGATGTTTTGCAAAAGGCATTGAGCACTGTTATCCCGACATCTTTCAACCAGATTACAGTTGACGGAGATACTTCTACAAATGATACAGTCCTTGTTTTGGCTAATGGTTATGCTGAAAATGAAGAGCTGACGTTAGGGCATCCTGACTATCCTGTTTTTGTGGAATTGCTGTCTGTGGCATGTGAGAGTCTTGCAAAGCAAATTGCAAAAGATGGTGAAGGGGCTACAAAATTAATTGAAGTGAATGTGAAGGGCTGTAAAACAGAGGAAGAAGCAAAAATCATTTCAAAGCAGATTGTCGGTTCTAATCTTGTTAAAACAGCCATGTATGGCTCAGATGCTAACTGGGGAAGAATCATTACCGCAATCGGGCAAACAAATACAAATGTAAATCCGGGGTCTGTCGATATTGCAATTGGTCCGATCACCATGTTGAAAAACAGTGAACCACAAATGTTTTCAGAAGATGACGCAATTGCATATTTAAATAAAGATTATATCCAAGTTCATGTTGATTTGCATAACGGTAACGAGAGTGGAACAGCATGGGGCTGCGATTTGTCCTATGATTATGTAAAAATCAATGCAAGCTATAGAACATAG
- the argC gene encoding N-acetyl-gamma-glutamyl-phosphate reductase: MKAAIIGTTGYGGAELMRVLANHPEFSIHSVHTTRDEVPVWNEYPHLYSIVENKLEKVDSEAIAANCDVVFFATPSGVSSKLISEFADKQIKIVDLSGDMRLRNLDDYQKWYKKQPAPKEVVNKFVYGLSEWNKENIATADWLSNPGCYPTATLLGLAPVIKEDIVKPDSIIIDAKSGISGAGRTPSRGTMLAEMNENLKIYKVNEHQHIPEIEQQLTDWNASIAPVTFSTHLLPVNRGIMATIYASLQKESTIEQVHTLFMDAYKDKPFVRVRPIGNFPSIKEVSGSNYCDIGLQLDERTGRLTIIATIDNLMKGAAGQAVQNANIMFGIDECTGLNFVPMYP, encoded by the coding sequence ATGAAAGCTGCAATTATTGGTACAACTGGATACGGTGGAGCTGAATTAATGAGGGTTTTAGCAAATCACCCTGAATTTTCTATTCACTCTGTCCATACAACAAGAGACGAAGTTCCTGTATGGAATGAATATCCCCATCTATATAGCATCGTCGAAAATAAATTAGAAAAGGTAGATTCTGAGGCTATTGCAGCAAATTGTGATGTTGTCTTTTTTGCTACTCCATCTGGTGTATCAAGCAAGCTAATAAGCGAGTTTGCTGATAAACAAATAAAGATCGTTGATTTATCGGGAGATATGCGCCTCCGTAACTTGGATGATTATCAAAAATGGTATAAGAAACAGCCTGCTCCTAAAGAGGTGGTAAACAAGTTTGTTTACGGACTTTCTGAATGGAATAAGGAAAATATTGCAACAGCAGATTGGTTATCAAACCCAGGCTGTTATCCGACTGCAACATTGCTTGGATTAGCACCTGTTATTAAAGAAGATATTGTTAAGCCGGATAGTATCATCATCGATGCGAAATCAGGCATCTCTGGTGCAGGCAGGACACCTTCAAGGGGAACAATGCTTGCTGAAATGAATGAAAATTTAAAAATCTATAAAGTAAATGAGCATCAGCATATACCAGAAATTGAACAACAGTTAACAGACTGGAATGCTTCGATAGCACCTGTTACTTTTTCCACTCATTTGCTTCCTGTTAACAGAGGCATTATGGCGACAATATATGCTTCCTTACAAAAGGAAAGCACGATAGAGCAGGTTCACACGCTGTTTATGGATGCATATAAAGACAAACCTTTTGTACGTGTAAGACCAATAGGCAATTTCCCTTCCATCAAGGAGGTTAGTGGCTCCAATTATTGCGATATCGGCTTACAACTCGACGAAAGAACAGGAAGGCTCACAATTATAGCTACAATTGATAATTTAATGAAAGGCGCTGCAGGGCAAGCAGTACAAAATGCGAATATTATGTTTGGCATCGACGAATGTACAGGCTTGAATTTTGTGCCTATGTATCCATAA
- a CDS encoding molybdopterin molybdotransferase MoeA: MVEKRTPLAVADAVQKVMEHKLEGQQEFVSIFDSCDRFLSEDLKADHDVPRFDRSAYDGYAVKSEDLAGCSKENPLRLKVIDEIGAGYVSKKSVVRFEAVRIMTGAMLPPDCDAVVMLEDVIEASQLDDKHITISKPVFKGENLSFKGEDVQAGAVLVKKGTKINPGIVALLATFGYEQVPVAKKPIIGVFATGSELLEVHEELEEGKIRNSNAYMVMAQIKQAGAEAVYFGKLADVLDESYQAMKKALDTVDILLTTGGVSVGDYDLLPEIYRKLGAEVLFNKIAMRPGSVTTVAVLNGKLLFGLSGNPSACFVGFELYARPIIRTMLFSEKPHLTKASAILKEDFPTTNAFTRFIRSRAVLEDGVLYTGPSGTDKSSIVSSIANANALTILPGGINGFKKGEQVRVILLDDSANTY, translated from the coding sequence ATGGTTGAAAAAAGAACACCGCTGGCGGTGGCAGATGCAGTACAGAAAGTAATGGAGCATAAGCTGGAGGGACAGCAGGAATTCGTTTCGATCTTTGACAGCTGTGATCGTTTCTTAAGTGAAGATTTGAAAGCAGACCATGATGTTCCGAGGTTTGACAGGTCTGCGTATGATGGATATGCAGTAAAATCAGAGGATCTGGCTGGCTGTTCGAAAGAAAACCCGCTCCGTTTGAAAGTGATTGACGAAATAGGTGCAGGCTATGTTTCCAAAAAAAGCGTTGTCAGGTTTGAAGCTGTTCGAATTATGACAGGAGCAATGCTGCCTCCAGACTGTGATGCAGTTGTGATGCTAGAGGATGTAATCGAAGCATCACAACTTGATGACAAACATATTACCATTAGCAAGCCAGTATTCAAAGGAGAAAACCTTTCCTTTAAAGGGGAGGATGTACAAGCAGGTGCTGTTCTTGTTAAAAAAGGGACAAAAATAAATCCCGGAATTGTAGCATTGCTCGCAACATTTGGCTATGAACAAGTACCAGTTGCAAAAAAGCCTATAATTGGGGTGTTTGCGACAGGAAGTGAATTACTGGAGGTACATGAAGAGCTTGAGGAAGGTAAAATCAGAAATAGTAATGCCTATATGGTAATGGCTCAAATAAAGCAAGCTGGAGCAGAAGCAGTCTATTTCGGCAAGCTTGCAGACGTACTGGACGAAAGCTATCAAGCTATGAAAAAAGCATTGGACACTGTGGATATTTTATTGACTACAGGCGGTGTTTCAGTCGGAGACTATGACCTGCTGCCAGAGATTTACCGAAAATTAGGTGCTGAAGTATTATTTAACAAGATTGCAATGCGTCCTGGAAGTGTAACGACAGTCGCTGTGTTAAACGGAAAGCTGTTATTTGGGCTGTCAGGAAACCCGTCGGCATGCTTTGTTGGCTTTGAACTTTATGCAAGGCCAATCATCAGAACGATGTTGTTTTCGGAAAAGCCGCATTTAACGAAAGCTTCAGCAATTCTGAAAGAGGATTTTCCAACAACAAATGCATTCACAAGATTCATCAGAAGCCGTGCTGTCCTTGAAGATGGTGTCCTTTATACAGGACCAAGCGGCACAGATAAATCAAGTATTGTCAGCAGTATTGCTAACGCCAATGCCTTAACAATCCTCCCGGGAGGCATTAATGGATTTAAAAAGGGTGAGCAGGTTCGAGTAATCCTGCTAGACGATAGTGCTAACACCTATTAA
- the moaA gene encoding GTP 3',8-cyclase MoaA: MNDNMKDLLNRPLRDLRISVIDRCNFRCSYCMPAEIFGEDYAFLPKEELLSFEELERLAKAFVSLGVEKIRLTGGEPLLRKDLHLLIERLVQIDGLQDIALTTNGIYLPRYALALKNAGLKRVNISLDSLNDELFGQMNGRNVRTNPVKKGIEAAKNAGLGVKINMVVKKGLNESEIIPMAKFCLEENIELRFIEYMDVGSTNGWKLDEVVSKKAIIDLLKTEFELMEAEPDYYGEVAKKYLYKDTSTYVGFITSVTESFCSSCTRSRISADGKLYTCLFNGNGHDLKHFIRNGVTDQEVLDYIKGVWQNRADRYSDLRTEETSRSKSKIEMSYIGG; the protein is encoded by the coding sequence GTGAATGACAACATGAAGGACTTACTTAATAGACCGCTGAGGGATTTGCGTATAAGTGTAATTGACCGCTGTAACTTCCGGTGCAGTTATTGTATGCCTGCCGAAATATTTGGGGAGGATTATGCTTTTCTTCCAAAAGAAGAGTTGCTTTCCTTTGAAGAATTGGAGAGGCTGGCAAAGGCCTTTGTATCGCTAGGTGTCGAAAAAATCCGCCTGACAGGTGGTGAGCCTTTGCTTCGCAAAGACCTCCACCTGCTTATTGAGAGGCTTGTCCAAATCGATGGTTTGCAGGATATTGCTTTAACGACAAATGGCATATATCTACCACGGTATGCACTTGCCCTTAAGAATGCCGGTTTAAAACGTGTCAACATAAGCTTGGATAGCTTAAATGATGAACTTTTCGGTCAGATGAATGGAAGGAATGTGCGCACGAATCCTGTCAAAAAAGGGATTGAAGCAGCTAAAAATGCCGGTCTTGGTGTAAAAATAAATATGGTAGTCAAAAAAGGGCTGAACGAGTCGGAAATTATTCCAATGGCGAAGTTTTGTCTTGAAGAAAATATAGAGCTTCGTTTCATTGAGTATATGGATGTTGGCAGCACAAATGGCTGGAAGCTGGATGAAGTTGTGTCGAAGAAGGCTATTATTGATTTATTGAAAACAGAATTTGAGTTAATGGAAGCAGAGCCTGATTATTATGGAGAAGTGGCCAAAAAGTATTTATATAAAGACACGAGTACATATGTAGGCTTCATTACATCTGTGACAGAATCCTTTTGTTCAAGCTGTACTAGATCGAGGATTTCAGCAGACGGGAAATTATACACATGTCTGTTTAATGGGAATGGCCATGACTTAAAGCATTTTATTCGTAATGGTGTTACAGACCAGGAAGTGTTGGATTATATTAAGGGAGTTTGGCAAAATCGCGCTGACAGATATTCAGATTTGCGGACAGAAGAAACAAGTAGAAGTAAGAGTAAAATAGAGATGTCCTATATCGGCGGGTAG
- a CDS encoding metal-sulfur cluster assembly factor, with translation MEEALKDNIMGALELVIDPELGVDIVNLGLVYDLELNDAGILTVTMTLTAMGCPLAGVIVDQVKAAVTDIPEVKETEVNIVWTPHWTKDRMSRYAKIALGVQ, from the coding sequence ATGGAAGAAGCATTAAAAGATAATATTATGGGTGCGTTAGAGCTTGTCATCGATCCAGAATTAGGTGTAGATATTGTTAATCTTGGTCTCGTATATGACCTTGAGTTGAATGATGCTGGTATATTGACTGTAACGATGACATTGACTGCGATGGGCTGCCCGCTAGCAGGAGTTATCGTTGATCAGGTGAAAGCTGCTGTTACAGACATACCTGAAGTAAAGGAAACAGAAGTGAATATCGTCTGGACTCCACATTGGACAAAAGACAGAATGTCCAGATATGCAAAAATTGCATTAGGTGTGCAATAA